A section of the Oceanibaculum indicum P24 genome encodes:
- a CDS encoding primosomal protein N', which produces GALRPVLLPPALPPEQPDPDRKRADLAPDQATVAEALASGIGQGYRATLLDGVTGSGKTEVYFEAIAAALKQGHQVMVLLPEIALTPHWLERFEARFGCRPTEWHSELTQAQRRDNWRAIAEGKASIVVGARSALFLPFPALGLIVVDEEHESAFKQEEGVTYHARDMAVVRAYLAKIPIVLVSATPSLETMANVESGRYQRVSLPDRFAGAALPMIQAIDMRASKPPPGRWLSPPLVEALRGTLEAGEQALLFLNRRGYAPLTLCGACGHRLACPNCTAWLVEHRLAGRLQCHQCGHTEKLPDHCPACDSEEGFKAVGPGVERIAEEVLHLFPEARFALIASDTLGGPAAVAEMLRSVRDREVDILIGTQMVAKGHHFPMLTLVGVVDADLGLVGGDLRAAERTYQLLHQVAGRAGRAEHPGRVLLQTYEPGHKVIQALVEGDRDRFLEAEADDRRRAGMPPYGRLAALIVSGADRNQVEATALRLGRAAPRQESIRVLGPAPAPFSVLRGRHRFRLLLQAPRGVNVQAVLRYWLAQVQIPHAVRVSVDIDPYNFL; this is translated from the coding sequence CACCGGCTCCGGCAAGACGGAGGTCTATTTCGAAGCCATCGCCGCCGCGCTGAAGCAAGGCCATCAGGTGATGGTACTGCTGCCGGAAATCGCGCTGACGCCGCACTGGCTGGAACGGTTCGAGGCGCGCTTCGGCTGTCGCCCGACCGAATGGCATTCGGAACTGACGCAGGCGCAGCGCCGCGACAATTGGCGCGCCATCGCCGAAGGCAAGGCCAGCATCGTGGTCGGCGCGCGGTCCGCCCTGTTCCTGCCCTTCCCGGCGCTAGGGCTGATCGTGGTGGATGAGGAACACGAAAGCGCCTTCAAGCAGGAGGAAGGCGTCACCTACCACGCCCGTGACATGGCGGTGGTGCGCGCCTATCTGGCGAAGATCCCCATCGTGCTGGTCTCCGCCACGCCCTCGCTGGAAACCATGGCGAATGTGGAGAGCGGCCGCTATCAGCGGGTCAGCCTGCCCGACCGCTTCGCCGGTGCCGCCCTGCCAATGATCCAGGCCATCGACATGCGGGCCAGCAAGCCGCCGCCGGGCCGCTGGCTGTCGCCGCCGCTGGTCGAGGCGCTGCGCGGCACGCTGGAGGCCGGTGAGCAGGCACTCTTGTTCCTGAATCGACGCGGCTATGCCCCGCTGACGCTATGCGGTGCCTGTGGCCATCGCCTGGCCTGCCCGAACTGTACCGCCTGGCTGGTCGAGCACCGGCTGGCCGGGCGGCTGCAATGCCACCAGTGCGGCCATACCGAAAAGCTGCCGGACCATTGCCCGGCCTGCGACAGCGAGGAAGGCTTCAAGGCGGTCGGCCCTGGTGTAGAGCGTATCGCCGAGGAAGTGCTGCACCTGTTCCCCGAGGCGCGCTTCGCGCTGATCGCCAGCGACACGCTGGGCGGGCCGGCGGCGGTCGCGGAGATGCTGCGCAGCGTGCGCGACCGAGAGGTCGATATCCTGATCGGCACGCAGATGGTCGCCAAGGGTCATCACTTCCCGATGCTGACGCTGGTCGGCGTGGTCGATGCCGATCTCGGCCTGGTCGGCGGCGATCTGCGCGCGGCGGAGCGCACCTACCAGCTGCTGCATCAGGTCGCCGGGCGCGCCGGCCGTGCCGAGCATCCGGGCCGTGTGCTGCTGCAGACCTACGAACCGGGTCACAAGGTCATCCAGGCGCTGGTCGAGGGCGACCGCGACCGTTTCCTGGAAGCCGAGGCGGATGACCGGCGGCGCGCCGGCATGCCGCCCTATGGCCGGCTGGCCGCCCTCATCGTCTCCGGTGCCGACCGCAATCAGGTGGAGGCCACGGCCCTGCGGCTTGGTCGCGCGGCACCCCGGCAGGAGAGTATCCGCGTGCTGGGCCCGGCCCCCGCCCCCTTTTCCGTGCTGCGCGGGCGGCATCGCTTCCGGCTGCTGCTGCAGGCCCCGCGCGGGGTGAATGTGCAGGCGGTACTGCGGTACTGGCTGGCGCAGGTGCAGATACCGCATGCTGTGCGTGTTTCGGTGGATATCGACCCTTACAATTTCCTCTGA
- a CDS encoding F0F1 ATP synthase subunit delta: protein MAKGMQGLSAIAQRYATALYELAETEKTLDDVAADLRDLRQMLVDSEDLARLTRSPILSRDEQSKAIAAILDKAGAKPLTKKFVGTLAMNRRLFALPGIIDAFLSELARRRGEVTAEISSAKALTKTQEKALTDALKKAIGSTVAIETKVEPALIGGLIVKVGSRMIDSSLRTKLQRLQLAMKGTA from the coding sequence TTGGCGAAAGGGATGCAAGGCCTGTCAGCGATCGCCCAGCGTTATGCAACGGCGCTCTACGAGCTGGCGGAAACCGAAAAGACGCTCGACGACGTTGCCGCCGATCTGCGCGATCTGCGGCAAATGCTGGTCGACTCCGAGGATCTGGCGCGGCTCACCCGCTCGCCGATCCTGTCGCGCGACGAGCAGTCGAAGGCCATCGCGGCCATTCTCGACAAGGCCGGCGCGAAGCCGCTGACCAAGAAATTCGTGGGCACGCTGGCGATGAACCGCCGGCTGTTCGCCCTCCCCGGCATCATCGATGCCTTCCTGAGCGAGCTTGCCCGGCGGCGCGGTGAAGTCACGGCGGAGATTTCCTCCGCCAAGGCGCTCACCAAGACCCAGGAAAAGGCGCTCACGGACGCATTGAAAAAGGCGATCGGTTCCACCGTCGCCATCGAAACGAAGGTCGAGCCTGCCCTGATCGGCGGGCTGATCGTCAAGGTTGGATCACGCATGATCGATAGTTCGCTGCGCACCAAGCTGCAGCGGCTGCAGCTCGCGATGAAAGGGACTGCTTGA
- the atpA gene encoding F0F1 ATP synthase subunit alpha: protein MDIRAAEISSILKDQIANFGTEAEVAEVGTVLSVSDGIARVYGLDKVEAGEMVEFPNGIRGMALNLETDNVGVVIFGDDRDIKEGDTVKRTGTIVDAPVGKGLLGRVVDGLGNPIDGKGPLKDVKRTRVEVKAPGIIPRRSVHEPMQTGLKAIDSLIPVGRGQRELIIGDRQTGKTAVAIDTILNQAVINKGDDESKKLYCIYVAVGQKRSTVAQIVKTLEDYGAMEYSIVVAATASEPAPLQFLAPYTGCAMGEFFRDNGMHALIIYDDLSKQATAYRQMSLLLRRPPGREAFPGDVFYLHSRLLERAAKMNEEHGSGSLTALPVIETQAGDVSAFIPTNVISITDGQIFLETGLFYKGIRPAVNVGISVSRVGSAAQIKAMKQVAGSIKLELAQYREMEAFAQFASDLDASTQRLLARGSRLTQLLKQPQYSPLPVEEQVAVIYAGVKGYLDKIPVDQVNKYEAGLLSELRGKGKDILAAIRKEQQLTSEIEGKLKDLLETYSKTFA from the coding sequence ATGGACATCCGCGCCGCCGAGATCTCCTCTATTCTGAAGGACCAGATCGCCAATTTCGGCACCGAAGCCGAAGTGGCCGAGGTCGGCACCGTTCTGTCGGTCAGTGACGGCATTGCCCGTGTCTATGGCCTCGACAAGGTCGAAGCCGGCGAAATGGTCGAATTCCCCAACGGTATCCGTGGCATGGCGCTGAACCTCGAGACCGACAATGTCGGTGTCGTGATTTTCGGCGACGACCGCGACATCAAGGAAGGCGACACCGTCAAGCGGACCGGCACCATCGTTGACGCGCCGGTCGGCAAGGGCCTGCTGGGCCGCGTCGTGGACGGCCTCGGCAACCCGATTGACGGCAAGGGCCCGCTGAAGGACGTGAAGCGCACCCGCGTCGAGGTGAAGGCGCCCGGCATCATCCCGCGCCGCTCGGTGCATGAGCCGATGCAGACCGGCCTGAAGGCCATCGACAGCCTGATCCCGGTCGGCCGTGGCCAGCGCGAGCTGATCATCGGCGACCGCCAGACCGGCAAGACCGCGGTGGCGATCGACACGATCCTGAACCAGGCCGTGATCAACAAGGGCGACGACGAGTCGAAGAAGCTGTACTGCATCTATGTTGCGGTCGGCCAGAAGCGCTCCACCGTCGCGCAGATCGTGAAGACCCTGGAAGATTACGGCGCGATGGAATACTCCATCGTGGTCGCCGCGACGGCCTCCGAGCCGGCCCCGCTGCAGTTCCTGGCGCCCTATACCGGCTGCGCCATGGGCGAGTTCTTCCGCGACAACGGCATGCACGCGCTGATCATCTATGATGATCTGTCGAAGCAGGCCACCGCCTATCGCCAGATGTCGCTGCTGCTGCGCCGCCCGCCGGGCCGCGAAGCCTTCCCGGGCGACGTGTTCTATCTGCACTCACGCCTGCTGGAGCGTGCCGCGAAGATGAACGAGGAGCATGGCTCCGGTTCGCTGACCGCGCTGCCTGTCATCGAGACCCAGGCGGGCGACGTGTCGGCCTTCATCCCGACCAACGTGATTTCGATCACCGACGGTCAGATCTTCCTGGAAACCGGCCTGTTCTATAAGGGCATCCGCCCGGCGGTGAACGTCGGCATCTCCGTGTCGCGCGTCGGTTCCGCCGCGCAGATCAAGGCGATGAAGCAGGTTGCCGGCTCGATCAAGCTGGAACTGGCCCAGTATCGCGAGATGGAAGCGTTCGCGCAGTTCGCCTCCGACCTCGACGCCTCGACCCAGCGCCTGCTGGCCCGCGGTTCGCGCCTGACGCAGCTGCTGAAGCAGCCGCAGTACAGCCCGCTGCCGGTTGAGGAGCAGGTCGCCGTGATCTATGCCGGCGTGAAGGGCTACCTCGACAAGATCCCGGTGGATCAGGTCAACAAGTACGAGGCGGGCCTGCTGTCGGAGCTGCGCGGCAAGGGCAAGGACATCCTGGCTGCGATCCGCAAGGAGCAGCAGCTGACCTCGGAAATCGAGGGCAAGCTGAAGGATCTCCTGGAGACCTACTCCAAGACCTTCGCCTGA
- a CDS encoding F0F1 ATP synthase subunit gamma, which yields MPSLKDLRNRIKSVQSTRKITSAMKMVAAAKLRRAQEQAEAARPYAERMERMLASVAGRLQGATGAPKLVSGTGKDDVHLVVVATADRGLCGGFNTNIVRAARNHIRKLLADGKTVKILCVGRKGRDVLRREYRDKIVDMISFAGQKRLSFADANGIAVRLLEMFEAGEFDVATIFYARFRSAIAQIPTGQQIIPVALPAKEETQEASGSQALYEYEPDEEQILAALLPRNLAVQIYKTLLENAAGEQGARMSAMDSATRNAGDMINKLSLTYNRQRQANITKELIEIISGAEAL from the coding sequence ATGCCCAGCCTCAAAGACCTAAGAAATCGGATCAAGAGCGTCCAATCGACGCGCAAGATCACCTCGGCGATGAAGATGGTCGCCGCCGCGAAGCTGCGTCGCGCGCAGGAGCAGGCCGAAGCCGCCCGCCCCTACGCCGAGCGCATGGAGCGGATGCTGGCCTCGGTCGCCGGCCGGCTGCAGGGCGCCACCGGCGCCCCCAAGCTGGTTTCCGGCACCGGTAAGGACGATGTACACCTGGTCGTCGTCGCCACCGCGGATCGCGGCCTGTGCGGCGGCTTCAACACCAACATCGTGCGCGCCGCGCGGAACCATATCCGCAAACTGCTTGCCGACGGCAAGACGGTGAAGATCCTGTGCGTCGGCCGCAAGGGCCGCGACGTGCTGCGCCGCGAGTACCGCGACAAGATCGTCGATATGATCAGCTTCGCGGGCCAGAAGCGTCTCTCCTTCGCGGACGCCAACGGCATCGCCGTGCGCCTGCTGGAGATGTTCGAGGCCGGCGAGTTCGACGTGGCGACGATCTTCTACGCGCGCTTCAGGTCGGCGATTGCGCAGATTCCGACCGGTCAGCAGATCATCCCGGTGGCGCTGCCCGCCAAGGAAGAGACGCAGGAAGCCTCCGGCTCCCAGGCGCTCTATGAATATGAGCCCGACGAGGAGCAGATTCTGGCGGCGCTGCTGCCGCGCAACCTCGCGGTGCAGATCTACAAGACGCTGCTTGAGAACGCCGCCGGCGAACAGGGTGCCCGCATGTCCGCGATGGACAGCGCCACCCGCAATGCCGGCGACATGATCAACAAGCTGTCCTTGACGTATAACCGCCAGCGCCAGGCGAACATCACCAAGGAGCTGATCGAGATCATCTCCGGCGCGGAAGCGCTGTAA
- the atpD gene encoding F0F1 ATP synthase subunit beta: MAKKNLVGKITQVIGAVVDVQFDGDLPAILNALHVKLGKSTLVLEVAQHLGENTVRTIAMDTTDGLVRGQEAVDTGEAISVPVGPETLGRIMNVIGDPVDERGPVKTATKMPIHRQAPAFVDQSTETEQLITGIKVIDLLAPYAKGGKIGLFGGAGVGKTVLIMELINNVAKAHGGVSVFAGVGERTREGNDLYHEMMESGVIKLDGEGSKVALVYGQMNEPPGARARVALTGLTQAEYFRDEEGQDVLFFVDNIFRFTQAGSEVSALLGRIPSAVGYQPTLGTDMGGLQERITSTKKGSITSVQAIYVPADDLTDPAPATSFAHLDATTVLSRQIAELGIYPAVDPLDSNSRILDPRIIGEEHYNTARDVQRILQTYKSLQDIIAILGMDELSEDDKLVVARARKIQRFLSQPFHVAEVFTGTPGTLVSLEDTIKAFKGICAGEYDDLPEQAFYMVGTIDEAIAKAKKMAAEVA; this comes from the coding sequence ATGGCGAAGAAAAATCTCGTTGGCAAGATTACCCAGGTGATCGGCGCCGTCGTTGACGTTCAGTTCGACGGCGACCTGCCGGCCATCCTGAACGCGCTGCATGTGAAGCTGGGCAAGAGCACCCTGGTGCTGGAAGTTGCCCAGCATCTGGGTGAGAACACGGTGCGCACCATCGCCATGGACACGACCGACGGTCTGGTCCGCGGCCAGGAGGCTGTCGATACCGGCGAGGCGATCTCCGTGCCGGTCGGCCCCGAGACGCTGGGCCGCATCATGAACGTCATCGGCGACCCGGTGGACGAGCGTGGCCCGGTGAAGACGGCGACCAAGATGCCGATCCACCGCCAGGCCCCGGCCTTTGTCGATCAGTCCACCGAGACCGAGCAGCTGATCACCGGCATCAAGGTCATCGACCTGCTGGCACCGTATGCCAAGGGCGGCAAGATCGGCCTGTTCGGCGGTGCCGGCGTCGGCAAGACCGTGCTGATCATGGAGCTGATCAACAACGTCGCGAAGGCGCATGGCGGCGTGTCCGTGTTCGCCGGCGTCGGCGAGCGTACCCGCGAGGGTAACGACCTCTATCACGAGATGATGGAATCGGGCGTCATCAAGCTGGATGGCGAAGGTTCCAAGGTGGCGCTGGTCTATGGCCAGATGAACGAGCCCCCGGGGGCCCGTGCCCGCGTCGCGCTGACCGGCCTGACCCAGGCCGAGTATTTCCGCGACGAGGAAGGCCAGGACGTGCTGTTCTTCGTGGACAACATCTTCCGCTTCACCCAGGCCGGCTCGGAAGTGTCCGCGCTGCTGGGCCGTATCCCCTCGGCGGTGGGCTATCAGCCGACGCTGGGTACCGACATGGGCGGCCTGCAGGAGCGCATCACCTCCACCAAGAAGGGCTCGATCACCTCGGTGCAGGCCATCTACGTGCCCGCCGACGACCTGACCGACCCGGCACCGGCGACCTCCTTCGCCCATCTGGACGCCACCACCGTGCTGTCGCGCCAGATCGCGGAGCTGGGCATCTACCCGGCCGTCGATCCGCTGGACTCCAACAGCCGTATTCTCGATCCGCGTATCATCGGCGAGGAGCACTACAACACCGCCCGCGACGTGCAGCGCATCCTGCAGACCTACAAGTCGCTGCAGGACATCATCGCCATTCTGGGCATGGACGAACTGTCGGAAGACGACAAGCTGGTCGTCGCCCGCGCCCGCAAGATCCAGCGCTTCCTGTCGCAGCCCTTCCACGTCGCCGAAGTGTTCACCGGCACGCCGGGCACGCTGGTCAGCCTGGAAGACACCATCAAGGCCTTCAAGGGCATCTGCGCCGGCGAGTATGACGACCTGCCCGAGCAGGCCTTCTACATGGTCGGCACCATCGACGAGGCCATTGCGAAGGCGAAGAAGATGGCGGCGGAGGTGGCCTAA
- a CDS encoding F0F1 ATP synthase subunit epsilon, with product MAETTNFELVSPEKLLVSQPVEMVVVPGAEGYFGVLPRHAPFISTLIPGVIQIYEGGQVKERIFVAGGFAEVTEDRCTVLAEVAMPMGEIDRAAVEQTLKNLAEDLQEAKSDAEKAAVQDKIAVEQAKLRALDTGS from the coding sequence ATGGCCGAAACCACGAACTTCGAGCTGGTCTCGCCGGAAAAGCTGCTGGTTTCGCAGCCGGTGGAGATGGTTGTGGTGCCGGGCGCCGAGGGGTATTTCGGTGTCCTGCCGCGCCATGCCCCCTTCATCTCGACCCTGATTCCCGGCGTCATCCAGATTTATGAGGGTGGCCAGGTGAAGGAACGCATCTTCGTCGCCGGCGGCTTCGCCGAGGTGACGGAGGATCGCTGCACGGTTCTGGCCGAGGTGGCGATGCCGATGGGCGAGATCGACCGTGCCGCCGTCGAGCAGACCCTGAAGAACCTCGCCGAGGACCTTCAGGAGGCCAAGAGCGACGCCGAGAAGGCCGCCGTGCAGGACAAGATCGCGGTGGAACAGGCCAAGCTGCGTGCCCTGGATACCGGGAGCTGA